GGTGCCTGGCCAGGTTTTTTACGATGCGTCTCGCAAACTTATTCTCAAGGGGGTTGACGGCGTGGTGTTTGTCGCCGATTCTCAGGAGGAACGCCTCGATGCCAATATCGAGAGCATGGAAAATCTGAAGGACAACCTTGAAGAACAGGGCTATCAGCTGGAAAAGCTGCCTTTCGTTATTCAATACAACAAGCGCGACCTTCCGAATCAGACCCCCCTGGAAGAGCTCAAGGATTTGCTCAATCCCGATAATGTGCCGGACTTTGAAGCCTGTGCCCTTACGGGAGAGGGGGTTTTTGAAACGCTCAAGGCGGTGGCGAAACAGATTCTGGTGGAGCTTAAAAAAGGACGTCGGTGAGCTTCCGTGGTGAGCCGTCGCTTCTCTTTCAGTTTTTTACTTCAGCTTGTCGATAACATCGGCAAGCTTTTTTTTTGGGTGTGCCCGGCACGGCGCGTAGCGCCATGCCGGGCGCCTCGTTTCTGGTGGTGAGGTCAGAGGGATAGCCGCCGGCGGCCAGCAACCAGCGGTATTACCAGCAGCGCACGCGGCCGGTGTCGAGATGAATGAAATTGGATTGCGGATAATAGCCGACGCCGCCCTGTTTCATGGAGATAGCGGCCTTGCGGAGTTTGCCGAGGGGGTATCCGGGCAGGCGGATATCAATAGCCTGTCCGACCATGTGCAGGCTGTTTTTGGCCACGCCCCGGGAGTGGGACTGCAGTTTGTGGTTGGTGGCGGGAGAACGATAGCCGGAAATGATTTCAAACGGTGCGTCACCCGCGGTTTTGCTCTGCAGTCCGTTGAGAATGTCAAACAGCCTCGGGTCAATGGTTTTGACTTCGCCGGTTCGATGGTCCCGCAACAGGTGATTGATCTGCTGCAACTGTTCCGGCAGGTATGCTCCATTCTCCCAATAGACGATTTTACGAAGGTGTTCACCGGTATGGGTGTTGTAGAGAGACAGGCTGCGACGGGGCGTGCCGGCAAGGCTGGCCAGTGCCGGCCAGGGCAAAAGCATGCTGCCGGTGACGGCCAGGCTTGTTTTTAGAAATTGTCTTCGATTCATTTTGGTTTTCTGGGCGTGGTAAAGGATTTAAAGATTGGGCTGCTGGTTAAAATGATGTCCCGATGCAGAAGGCGTGCCGCAGGCTTCGCCGCTGCCCGCTGCAAAAGGCGTCTCAGCATAACAAAGGAAAGAAACCATTGCCAGAGGGTTTTTGCTTAAAAAACAATTAGGTAACAGGCCTTTAAATCCTTTCATGATGTCCGCGATGCGGCTCCATGTTTTTTAAAAGGGTGACAAGAAATGTCTGGCCGGCAGGCTAAATAACGAAAAGCCCGGATTTTTCTTGAAGAGATGACTAAAAGTGCATAATATTCCATCAACTCTGCTGTTTAATGAGGAATCGCAGGGCTTTATGTGATCGCATGCCGTTGGGGCCTCCCGAGTCGACATATTGACAGGGGGGGTGGATCTGCAGGGGGGCACATTGAAATTCTTTTTCGGAAATTCGACGTCGGCGAGCGGTTTGACGGGGATTTCCCGGGAAGTCGGTGGCGTGGGACTGGTGCATGTCACGGGAGCGATTGACAGCCCGCATCTGGCCTGTTGTGCTTTCGTGGAGGGTGAGGATAGTCGTTGCGATGCCTTTCTTCAGGAGGAGGTCAAGCGCAGGGGCCTGGCGAAAAGCCGCGGCGTCGGCGTGCTTTCTTTCAACACCTACGGCCTGTTTCAGGTAGCCCCTCCCGCCGTTCCGGATGCCGAACTGCGGGATGCGGTTCGCTGGCAGATCAAGGATCTCATCGAATTTCCACTTGATGAAGCGGTTGTCGATGTTTTCCGGGTGGGTCTCGACGCGCGCCGTGAGGGCACTAAAAACGCATATGTGGTCGCTGCCAGGCAGGCAGTGGTGCGGCAAATGGCCCTGATGATGCGCCAGGCACGCCTGAAAATCGAAGCCATCGACATTCCCGAATTGTCGCTGCGAAACCTCGCCACCTTGCTTCCGGAGGATGAAAGGGGCGTGTCTCTGCTCTTTCTCGGGGTCCACAGCGGCGTGGTGATCGTGTGTCGCGCCGGTCGCCTGCAGCTGGCCCGGGACATTCCTTTCGGGACCGACGCACTGTCCGCCCAAGACGCCGATTTTCAGGAGCGTCTGGGGTTGCTGGCACTGGACATCCAGCGATCTCTTGATTTCTATGAAAGCAGCTTTCGGCAAACCCCTGTCGCGGCGCTGTATCTTCTCCCCACCGTGGAACCAGTCAAGGGACTTCTGCAGGAACTGCAGTCCCGACTCGGCACCCCTGTAAAACCCTTCGTTCTTGCAGACTTGCTTAGCGGCGACAGCCTCGATCTGGCAGCTGCCGACCGCTGTCTGCTGGCTGTCGGTGCCGCATTGCGCAGGGATCGGGAGGGCGCATGAGGCAGCAGGTCAATCTTTACCAGCTTTCGCTGCTCGAAAAACGTATCCCATTTAGCGCCCGGGTCATGGCCATGACACTGGCTGCCCTGTTTGTCTGCGGGCTTCTGGCGGGTGTTCTCGCGGGCTGGCGGACGGTGCGGTTCCAGGGCGAGGTGACGCGGCTGCGGCAGAGACAGGTTGAAGCTCTGCAACGTATCGATGCGAACCGGCGCCAATATCCGCAACCTGTACCCGATCCCGTTCTGGCCGGCAAGGTAGAGGCCATGCTGGCGGAACGTCAGGCGCTTCTGGCGCTGCTGGAGTTGTTGACCGTGGAGCAGCCCGGCAATCGCCAGGGTTTTTCCCGGCATATGGAAGGGTTGGCACGGGAGGACCTGCCGACCGTATGGTTGCGCCGCATCCGCTTTGACGATGGCGGCCAGGAATTGCTGCTGGAGGGGAGCGCCACCCGGCCGGCCGATGTGCCTCTTTATCTGCAGCGGCTTACCCGTCAGCAGGATTATGCGGGGCGGGAGTTCGAGCGGCTGCGGTTGCAGCGGTCCGAGCAGGATCCGGGGACCGTCGACTTTTTGCTGCAGTCCGCCAAACAGGAGAAGCCATGAAGGCGTACGCAGAGAAACTCCGACAGTGGGCCGCCTGGCTCGATAGCTGCAGTCTTCGGGAGCGAATCCTGCTGGCCATCGTGGTTCTTGTTGTGGCGGGGTTCGCTGCCGACAGCCTGTTTTTTCACCCCAGGGCGGTTCGGAATCGCCAGCTGCAGGAGGAGATCGCCGGCCTCCAGACTGCCCTCGCCGAACTGGATCGCCAGGCCGCGGCGATCGAAGCCCGGGCCAAGGAAGATCCGAACCGGGAGAAGCGAGCCCAACAGCAGCAGTTGCAGCAGGAGTTGACGGAACTCGACGGGCGCCTCAAGGCTATGACCGTCGACCTGGTTCCGCCGCGTGACATGGCGGAGATGCTGAGGCAGATTCTGGTGCGGCAGCAGGGATTGACGCTGGTCAGCCTGGAAAACCTGCCGCCGGAGGATCTGCTGTCGGTATCGGAAAAAAAACCGGCCGGCCAGCAGAGCTCGCCCATTACGCTGTACCGCCATCCGGTGCGAATCGTCGTATCCGGATCCTATCTGCAGGCAATGAATTACCTGAAGGATCTTGAGCGGATGCCCGGAAAGTTGTTCTGGGACAGTATTGAAATTACGGTGGGGGCCTATCCGGCAACCGAAATAATGGTGACGGTCCATACCCTGAGTCGTGAAAAGAGGTGGATAGGTGTTTAGCCGCATGTCGTGGATAGCGGCGCTGGGCGTGGCGTTTTGTCTGGTCTGTCCGGGGTTTTTCCCTTCGGTCCGGGCGGCGGCAGAGTTGCCGGATCCGACTCGGCCGCCGCTGTCTTCCGGCGCTGTGGTACACCGCAAAGGTCCGCCGCGCACATGGCAGCTGACTTCCCTGCTGATTTCTCCCGAACGCAAGGTGGCGGTGATCAATGGACAGGTGGTGCGGGTTGGCGACAGTATCAACGGTGCGCGGCTGGTGTCCATTGAACCCGGACGCGCCCTGCTGCAGCATGCGGGACAGAATATTCGATTAGAGCTGATCGCCGGTTCCGTCAGGCAGCCATTGGATCCGGCCCCTTGAAATGTGCATAGATGGGATAAACGATGACGATCAGGACAGACTATTTCATCCCCTGGATTTTTTCCGGCTTCGCCGTCGCGTGCTTGTTCGGCGGTTGCGCTCCCATGCCGCGGGGCGAATTTCCTCTGGAGCAGTTTGACCGCCAGTTGGCGGAACAACGTCAATCCCCTCCGGCGTTGCCGGAAGAGGGGTCCGCAGCGCTTCTTCAGCCGGTGCCGGGTGGTGCTCCGGACCAAAATGGCTTTGCCGAGGAACCGCGTTTCGATGTGGCCGCCAAGGATACGCCGGCACGGGAATTTTTCATGGGGCTGGTGGAGGGAACGCCCTACAACATGGTGGTGCATCCATCGGTTTCGGGCAGTATATCCCTTGACATGAAAGGCGTAACCATCCCGGAAGTGATGGATGTGCTGCGCGATGTCCACGGTTTTCAGTATCAGGCGAACCGCACCGGTTTTCAGGTCATGCCCGATACGCTGCAGACCCGAATCTATCATGTCGATTATCTCAACCTGGTGCGCAAGGGGCTGTCCCAGACCAGGGTCAGTTCCGGCCAGGTCAGCGAAACGGCCGGCAGCGACGAAGGCAGCAGCGGCAGCGATTCGCGGCGAAGAGGGCGCGAGGATGGCGCCGCCATGGTCTCGGGCAGCCGCATCGATACCGAATCGAGCGCCGATTTCTGGAGTGAACTGGGACTCGCCCTGCGTACCATGATCGGCCAGGACGAGGGGCGGCGGGTGGTTGTACAGCCCCAGGCCGGCGTGGTAGTGGTTCGCGCGCTGCCAGAGGAATTGCGTACCATCGAACGCTATCTTTCCGCCATCCAGGGCAATCTGCGGCGTCAGGTTATTCTCGAAGCCAAAATTCTCGAAGTTGAACTGGGCGATGGCTATCAGGCCGGCATTAACTGGACGGCCATGAGCGGTGACGTGACGGTGGGGCAGACGCGGGGTGATATTTTCGCCGATAACGGCATGGCCGAGGTCGTTGGCAGTGATGGTGCAGCCATTGCCTCCGGCCTGGCTTCTGGCGCCTTCGGCGGGGTGTTCAGCGCTGCTCTGAATTTCAAGAACTTCCAGGCTTTTATTGAACTGCTGGAGACGCAGGGGGATGTGCAGGTTCTGTCCAGCCCGCGGATCGCCACCGTCAACAACCAGAAAGCCATGATCAAGGTCGGGTCCGACGAATTCTTCGTCACCGATGTTTCCAGCGACACGGTTACCGGCACCACTACCACCACTTCACCCGACATCACGCTGACGCCGTTTTTTTCCGGCATTGCGCTGGATGTTACGCCCCAGATCGATGCGGATGGCCGGGTTACGCTGCATATCCATCCCACGGTCAGCGAAGTCACGGACCAGACCAAGAACATTACCGTCGCCGGCCAGACGCAGAGTCTGCCGTTGGCATTCAGCACGGTGCGGGAGTCCGACAGCATCGTTTCGGCCGACAGCGGCCAGGTGGTGGTGATTGGCGGGTTGATGAAGGACCAGGTGCAAAAGCGTGACGCGGGCGTGCCGCTGCTCGGCCGGTTGCCGGGCATCGGCAGTCTGTTTCGTCAGACCCAGTCGGTGTCGCGTAAAAGTGAACTGGTGATTCTGCTGCGGCCGATGGTCGTCGAACCCGGCACCTGGGAACAGTCGCTCGACGCGTCCCGGCAGCGTTTTAAAAGCCTCGGCCGGGATTTCGACATGCAATGGCGCGGCGGCCGCTTTGCGCGGCCTGTCCAGTGACAGGCGCCCTTTAAGTTGGAGGGCGCGGCTGGTAGCGGCAAGACCCTGAGCTGCCGGCATTTGCTGGATGGGGCTTGGCATCGCTCTTGAAGGATTCTGTTCAAAAAGGCAGGCCTGTCAAGCTTATGACCGGGCCCTCGCTCGGGGCGGTTTGCCCGACGGCGTGCGAGCCTGCGTCCGCCAGCGGTTGCAGGCTCTGGCGTAGAGGCCCTGCGGCGACACTGCCGCCGCAACGGGTACGGATGGGGATAGAACGTGACGGTACGCAAAAAAATACGCATCGGCGAGCTTCTGGTCCAGCACGGCATCATCAGCGAGGAACAGCTGCATCTGGCGCTGGCCGAGCAGAAGCGCACCGGCAGCAAGCTCGGCCACACGCTGGTCGAGCTGGGTTATCTGAGCCTGACCGGCTTTCTGAAGTTTCTCGGCCAGCAGTTGCAGATTCCCTTCATCGATCTGCGTCACTATCAGTACAAGTCGGAGACGGTGCGCCTGCTGCCGGAAATCTATGCCCGGCGGTTCCGCGCCCTGGTGCTGGCGGAGGAGCGTGACGGCCTGCTGGTGGGCATGGCCGATCCGACGGATATTTTCGCTTTCGACGAGCTGCGGCGCATTCTCAAGCGGCCCGTGAAGCTGGCCGTGGTCGGCGAGGATGAACTGCTCGATATCGTCGACCGCATCTACCGTCGTACCGACGAAATCATCCACATCGCCGGCGAACTCAGCGAGGAACTCGGCGAAGGCGGCATCGACCTGGAGTCGTTGCTGTCGGGCAGTGATGTCGAGGACGCGCCGGTGGTGCGACTGCTGCATACCCTGTTCGAGGATGCCGTGCAGGTCGGCGCTTCCGACATCCATATCGAACCGGATGAAACGGTGCTGCGCATCCGGCAGCGCATCGACGGCCTGCTGCATGAGCAGGTCATGAAGGAAAAACGCATCGGCGCGGCGCTGGTGTCGCGGTTGAAGCTGATGAGCGGCCTCGATATCTCCGAACGGCGCCTGCCGCAGGACGGGCGTTTCAATATCCGCGTGCGCGGCCGCAGCATCGACATCCGCCTCTCGACCATGCCGCTGCAATACGGCGAGTCGGTGGTCATGCGTCTGCTCGATCAGTCCGGCGGCCTGTTGAGCCTGGAACAGATCGGCATGCCGGACACCATGCTGCAGCGGTTTCGCACCCTTGTTCAGCGGCCCCACGGTCTGGTACTGGTTACCGGCCCGACCGGCAGCGGCAAGACCACCACGCTGTACGGTGCTCTGAATACCCTCAACGACGCCGGCAAGAAGATCATCACCGTCGAGGATCCCGTCGAATACCGCCTGCCGCGCATCAATCAGGTGCAGGTGCAACACCGCATCGATCTGTCCTTCGCCCGCATACTGCGGGCCGCTTTGCGGCAGGACCCCGACATCGTCATGGTCGGCGAAATGCGCGACCAGGAAACCGCCCAGATCGGCCTGCGCGCCGCCATGACCGGCCATCTGGTGCTCTCCACCCTGCACACCAACGATGCCATCAGCACCGCTCTGCGGCTTCTGGACATGGGCGCCGAAGGATTTGTGGTCGGCAGCTCCCTGCTGGCCATTTTGGCCCAGCGTCTGGTGCGGCGCATCTGTGAAAGCTGCGTCGAAGACGATCCTCTCGATGCCGGACAGCGCAGCTGGCTGGCCGCCATGGTCGGGCCACAGTCTCTGGGACAGCGGTTCAGACGCGGCGCCGGCTGTCCCCGCTGTCACAATACCGGCTATCACGGCCGCATCGGTGTTTTTGAGCTGCTGCGGATCGACACGCCGCTGGCCGATGCGCTGCGGCGCAGCGACAGCGCCGGCTTTGCGCGGCTGGCTCGCTGCCAACCGGGATTTGTGGGGTTGTCCATGGCCGCTTACGACTATGCCTGCCAGGGGATCACCAGCATGGAAGAAGTGCTGCGTGTCTCCGGGCAGCTCGAAGACCTGGATCCTGTTGCCGGCGATCCGGCCGGTTATGTACTGAATGAGGATGGTGAGCATGCCCCGGTTCCGATACCAGGCACGTAGCGCCGCTGGCGCACTGCTCGAAGGGACCATGGAGGCGGTAAACGCCGCACTGGTTGCCGACCAGTTGCTGGCGAACGGATCGACGCCGGTGCGCATTGCGGAAGAATCCGGCAACACCCCTTCGCCTTCGGTTTTGACCTGGCAATTCGGCGGGCGGCGCATCAACTCCGCAGACCTGATCCTGTTCTGTCGTCAGATGTACAGCCTCACCAGGGCCGGGGTGCCGCTGCTGCGGGCCCTGCGCGGCATGACCGAATCGGCCTGCAAGCCGATCATGGTGGAGACCCTGCAAGCGGTACTGGAGGATCTCGAAGGCGGCCGCGACCTGTCCGGGGCGATGCGGCGGCACCCCGGGGTTTTTCCGCCCCTGGTGGTCAACATGATTCAGGTCGGCGAAAGCAGCGGGCGGCTCGATACATCGTTCAGCGAGGTCGCGACCTATCTGACCCGCGAGAAGCAGACCGCCGACCAGATTCGGGCGGCGCTGCGCTATCCGACGTTTGTGCTGGTGGCCATCTCCGTGGCCATCGCCATCATTACCCTGTTCGTCATACCGGCTTTCGAAAAACTGTTCAGAGGACACGGCGCCCAATTGCCTTTGCCGACCCGCGCCATTCTTGGCATCTCCAACTTTGCCGTGTCCTGGTGGTGGGCCATCCTTATCGCCCTGGTCGCCGGCTTTTTCAGCTGGCGCGCCTGGGTTCGCACCGAACGGGGCGCAATGGTCCGGGACCGGTTCAAGCTGCGCCTGCCGGTGGTTGGCAGCATCATCCATCGGGCTGTTCTGGTGCGCTTCGCACGGGGTTTCGCCATGGGCTACGGCGCCGGGATGCCGCTTATCCAGTCCCTGACCCTGACCGCCCAGGCGGTGGGCAACAGTTACGTGCAGCAGCGCCTCGGCAAGCTGCGGCGCGGCGTCGAGCACGGCGATACCCTGACGCGCAGCGCCGCCGCCAGCGAGATGTTTACCCCGCTGGTGCTGCAGATGCTGGCGGTCGGCGAGGAGGCCGGCTCCGTCGATACCATGCTGCTGGAGATCAGCGACTTCTATGAACGTGGGATTGAATACGACATCAGCCGCCTGTCCAGCGCCATCGAGCCGATCCTGATCGTCATCATCGGCGCCATGGTGCTGGTGCTGGCTCTGGGCGTGTTCTTGCCCATGTGGAA
This portion of the Syntrophotalea acetylenica genome encodes:
- a CDS encoding GTP-binding protein, with protein sequence MAFINYASREINCKIVYYGPGLCGKTTNLQTIYQRTSPDARGKMISLATETERTLFFDFLPLALGDIRGFKTRFHLYTVPGQVFYDASRKLILKGVDGVVFVADSQEERLDANIESMENLKDNLEEQGYQLEKLPFVIQYNKRDLPNQTPLEELKDLLNPDNVPDFEACALTGEGVFETLKAVAKQILVELKKGRR
- a CDS encoding YcbK family protein, yielding MNRRQFLKTSLAVTGSMLLPWPALASLAGTPRRSLSLYNTHTGEHLRKIVYWENGAYLPEQLQQINHLLRDHRTGEVKTIDPRLFDILNGLQSKTAGDAPFEIISGYRSPATNHKLQSHSRGVAKNSLHMVGQAIDIRLPGYPLGKLRKAAISMKQGGVGYYPQSNFIHLDTGRVRCW
- the pilM gene encoding type IV pilus biogenesis protein PilM; its protein translation is MKFFFGNSTSASGLTGISREVGGVGLVHVTGAIDSPHLACCAFVEGEDSRCDAFLQEEVKRRGLAKSRGVGVLSFNTYGLFQVAPPAVPDAELRDAVRWQIKDLIEFPLDEAVVDVFRVGLDARREGTKNAYVVAARQAVVRQMALMMRQARLKIEAIDIPELSLRNLATLLPEDERGVSLLFLGVHSGVVIVCRAGRLQLARDIPFGTDALSAQDADFQERLGLLALDIQRSLDFYESSFRQTPVAALYLLPTVEPVKGLLQELQSRLGTPVKPFVLADLLSGDSLDLAAADRCLLAVGAALRRDREGA
- a CDS encoding type II secretion system protein GspM, whose translation is MKAYAEKLRQWAAWLDSCSLRERILLAIVVLVVAGFAADSLFFHPRAVRNRQLQEEIAGLQTALAELDRQAAAIEARAKEDPNREKRAQQQQLQQELTELDGRLKAMTVDLVPPRDMAEMLRQILVRQQGLTLVSLENLPPEDLLSVSEKKPAGQQSSPITLYRHPVRIVVSGSYLQAMNYLKDLERMPGKLFWDSIEITVGAYPATEIMVTVHTLSREKRWIGV
- a CDS encoding GspE/PulE family protein — translated: MTVRKKIRIGELLVQHGIISEEQLHLALAEQKRTGSKLGHTLVELGYLSLTGFLKFLGQQLQIPFIDLRHYQYKSETVRLLPEIYARRFRALVLAEERDGLLVGMADPTDIFAFDELRRILKRPVKLAVVGEDELLDIVDRIYRRTDEIIHIAGELSEELGEGGIDLESLLSGSDVEDAPVVRLLHTLFEDAVQVGASDIHIEPDETVLRIRQRIDGLLHEQVMKEKRIGAALVSRLKLMSGLDISERRLPQDGRFNIRVRGRSIDIRLSTMPLQYGESVVMRLLDQSGGLLSLEQIGMPDTMLQRFRTLVQRPHGLVLVTGPTGSGKTTTLYGALNTLNDAGKKIITVEDPVEYRLPRINQVQVQHRIDLSFARILRAALRQDPDIVMVGEMRDQETAQIGLRAAMTGHLVLSTLHTNDAISTALRLLDMGAEGFVVGSSLLAILAQRLVRRICESCVEDDPLDAGQRSWLAAMVGPQSLGQRFRRGAGCPRCHNTGYHGRIGVFELLRIDTPLADALRRSDSAGFARLARCQPGFVGLSMAAYDYACQGITSMEEVLRVSGQLEDLDPVAGDPAGYVLNEDGEHAPVPIPGT
- a CDS encoding type II secretion system F family protein, encoding MPRFRYQARSAAGALLEGTMEAVNAALVADQLLANGSTPVRIAEESGNTPSPSVLTWQFGGRRINSADLILFCRQMYSLTRAGVPLLRALRGMTESACKPIMVETLQAVLEDLEGGRDLSGAMRRHPGVFPPLVVNMIQVGESSGRLDTSFSEVATYLTREKQTADQIRAALRYPTFVLVAISVAIAIITLFVIPAFEKLFRGHGAQLPLPTRAILGISNFAVSWWWAILIALVAGFFSWRAWVRTERGAMVRDRFKLRLPVVGSIIHRAVLVRFARGFAMGYGAGMPLIQSLTLTAQAVGNSYVQQRLGKLRRGVEHGDTLTRSAAASEMFTPLVLQMLAVGEEAGSVDTMLLEISDFYERGIEYDISRLSSAIEPILIVIIGAMVLVLALGVFLPMWNMASVMRGG